A genome region from Oryzias latipes chromosome 2, ASM223467v1 includes the following:
- the chst10 gene encoding carbohydrate sulfotransferase 10, translated as MRHHFLLLGACGWVLLVLIFVSRFFSFRAVDDYPERTGQSWTVAGSKTRPAPVTIPEKGAARPSRQPSADPPEAAWEQVWERRDELLSAACRNASLSGLTHVPVTKFVLDRIFVCDKHKLLFCQTPKVGNTQWKKVFIVLNGAFTTVEEIPENLVHDHEKNGLPRLSSFTPHEITLRLNTYFKFFIVRDPFERLISAFKDKFVKNPRFEPWYKHDIAPAIIRKYRRSHRDSDSERAGSGLHFEDFVRYLGDAEGRRHLDQKFGESVIHWATYAELCAPCEIKYDVVGHHETLERDAQHILRAAGIGGLVSYPAIPPGITRYNRSKVEHYFSGISQRDVRRLYARYQGDFHMFGYSSPDFLLQ; from the exons ATGCGGCACCACTTCCTGCTGCTCGGGGCTTGCGGATGGGTTCTGCTCGTCCTGATCTTCGTGAGCAGGTTCTTCAGCTTCAGAGCTGTCGATG ATTATCCGGAGAGAACAGGTCAAAGTTGGACGGTGGCAGGCTCTAAAACGAGGCCCGCCCCTGTAACCATCCCAGAGAAAGGCGCCGCCAGGCCGTCCCGCCAG CCCTCGGCGGATCCCCCGGAGGCCGCCTGGGAGCAGGTCTGGGAGCGGCGGGACGAGCTGCTGTCGGCGGCGTGCAGAAACGCCAGCCTCAGCGGTTTGACCCACGTCCCCGTCACCAAGTTCGTCCTGGACCGGATCTTCGTCTGCGACAAACACAAGCTGCTGTTCTGCCAGACGCCCAAAGTGGGCAACACGCAGTGGAAGAAGGTCTTCATCGTTCTCAACG GAGCGTTCACCACCGTAGAGGAGATACCCGAGAACCTGGTCCACGACCACGAGAAAAACGGCCTTCCCCGACTCTCCTCCTTCACGCCGCACGAGATAACCCTCAG GTTAAACACCTACTTCAAGTTCTTCATCGTGAGGGATCCTTTCGAGCGGCTCATCTCCGCCTTCAAGGACAAGTTCGTGAAGAACCCGCGCTTCGAGCCGTGGTACAAGCACGACATCGCCCCGGCCATCATCAGGAAATACCGCCGGAGCCACCGCGACAGCGACAGCGAGCGCGCCGGCTCCGGTTTGCACTTCGAGGACTTCGTCCGTTACCTAGGCGACGCCGAAGGCCGGCGCCACCTGGACCAAAAGTTCGGCGAGTCCGTCATCCACTGGGCGACGTACGCGGAGCTGTGTGCGCCCTGCGAGATCAAGTACGACGTGGTGGGCCACCACGAGACGCTGGAGCGGGACGCCCAGCACATCCTCAGAGCCGCCGGCATCGGCGGGCTGGTGTCGTACCCCGCCATCCCTCCGGGAATCACGCGCTACAACCGCAGCAAGGTGGAGCACTACTTCTCTGGCATCAGCCAGCGGGACGTCCGGCGTCTGTACGCGCGTTACCAGGGCGATTTCCACATGTTTGGATACTCCAGCCCGGACTTTCTCCTCCAATGA